A portion of the Aquicoccus sp. G2-2 genome contains these proteins:
- a CDS encoding DUF302 domain-containing protein: MRNRIAAVIFGVCLVAAQSAFADIVKLKSMSDVASTMDRLEAAVTEAGANVFARVDHAAGAKKVGMTLPPEQLLVFGNPKLGTPAMQADPLAGLYLPLRVLVYQDASGQTWLAYEDPGAMLGTLSGVSEDADYVKKMVGALGKLTAKAASSS, encoded by the coding sequence ATGAGAAATCGTATTGCCGCAGTGATTTTCGGAGTTTGCCTTGTCGCTGCCCAAAGTGCATTTGCAGATATCGTAAAGCTTAAGTCGATGAGTGATGTCGCCAGTACCATGGACCGGCTGGAGGCCGCTGTTACTGAAGCGGGGGCCAATGTTTTCGCGCGTGTTGACCATGCGGCGGGGGCAAAAAAGGTTGGTATGACTCTGCCGCCTGAGCAGCTTCTGGTGTTCGGCAATCCCAAGCTGGGAACGCCCGCAATGCAGGCTGATCCGCTGGCCGGGCTTTATTTGCCGCTCAGGGTGTTGGTTTATCAGGATGCCAGCGGCCAGACATGGCTGGCTTATGAAGATCCGGGGGCGATGTTGGGCACTTTGAGCGGGGTTTCCGAGGATGCGGACTACGTGAAGAAGATGGTCGGTGCGCTGGGCAAGCTGACCGCAAAAGCGGCCAGCAGTTCCTAA
- the hisA gene encoding 1-(5-phosphoribosyl)-5-[(5-phosphoribosylamino)methylideneamino]imidazole-4-carboxamide isomerase, producing MILYPAIDLKDGHAVRLVHGEMDRATVFNEDPAAQALAFVTAGCEWLHLVDLNGAFAGAPVNAAPVEAILKATNVPAQLGGGIRDMATIERWLSKGLARVILGTVAVENPALVREAARAFPGQVAVGIDARHGRVATKGWAEETDIDATDLAQSFEDAGVAALIYTDILRDGAMKGPNVTATAALARAVSIPVIASGGVSSLDDLKALKACGAPLDGAISGRALYDGAIDLKEALAVLRA from the coding sequence ATGATCCTCTACCCCGCGATCGACCTCAAGGATGGCCACGCCGTGCGCCTCGTGCATGGCGAAATGGACCGCGCCACCGTGTTCAACGAAGACCCCGCCGCACAGGCGCTGGCCTTCGTGACCGCAGGCTGCGAATGGCTGCACCTTGTCGATCTCAACGGCGCCTTTGCCGGTGCGCCGGTCAATGCCGCCCCGGTCGAAGCGATCCTCAAAGCCACCAACGTGCCCGCTCAACTCGGCGGCGGTATCCGCGACATGGCCACGATTGAGCGCTGGCTCTCCAAGGGGCTTGCCCGCGTCATCCTTGGCACTGTCGCCGTTGAAAACCCCGCCCTGGTGCGCGAGGCGGCGCGCGCCTTTCCCGGACAGGTCGCCGTCGGCATCGACGCACGCCATGGCCGCGTGGCGACCAAAGGCTGGGCCGAAGAAACCGACATTGACGCCACCGACCTCGCCCAAAGCTTCGAAGATGCGGGCGTTGCCGCGCTCATCTACACCGACATCCTGCGCGATGGCGCGATGAAAGGCCCGAACGTCACCGCAACGGCGGCACTCGCCCGCGCCGTCTCGATCCCGGTGATTGCCTCGGGCGGTGTGTCGTCGCTCGATGACCTGAAGGCGCTGAAAGCCTGCGGCGCGCCGCTTGATGGCGCGATCTCGGGGCGCGCGCTCTATGATGGCGCGATTGATCTAAAGGAAGCCTTGGCCGTGCTGCGCGCCTGA
- a CDS encoding DUF2147 domain-containing protein: MRKLLALAAVMTMGAGVAMADPAEGMWKTQVDDGAYAHVKMSKCGQDICGVIAKSFKAEGEYNSPNKGKMLVRHMKPNGDGSYNGEVWRPSNNKIYVGKMSVNGNKLVLKGCVVGGLICSGQTWTRLK, encoded by the coding sequence ATGAGAAAGCTTTTGGCGCTGGCAGCAGTGATGACGATGGGCGCAGGGGTGGCGATGGCCGATCCGGCGGAGGGGATGTGGAAGACGCAAGTGGATGACGGCGCCTATGCGCATGTGAAGATGTCCAAGTGCGGACAGGATATTTGCGGAGTGATCGCCAAGAGCTTCAAAGCCGAGGGTGAATACAATTCACCCAACAAGGGCAAGATGTTGGTGCGGCACATGAAACCCAATGGCGATGGCAGCTATAACGGTGAAGTCTGGCGACCGTCGAATAACAAGATTTATGTCGGCAAGATGTCGGTCAATGGCAACAAGCTGGTGCTCAAGGGCTGTGTGGTTGGCGGGCTGATCTGCTCTGGGCAGACCTGGACACGGCTGAAATAG
- a CDS encoding DUF2147 domain-containing protein, translated as MKRFGWMFAGVLSVCAGVALADDAAGLWLTGPDAKGQVGHVRMAPCGAALCGTVVEAFDKAGKPVVTRNVGKQVIWGMTRVAAGEYTGRMRISQLGKDVDGHMSVKGEVLTVRGCLAKLCKSQKWKRLK; from the coding sequence ATGAAACGGTTTGGATGGATGTTTGCGGGAGTCCTGTCGGTTTGCGCCGGGGTGGCCCTTGCTGACGATGCGGCCGGGCTTTGGTTGACCGGGCCGGACGCCAAAGGGCAGGTTGGCCATGTGCGTATGGCCCCCTGCGGCGCGGCGCTTTGCGGCACGGTGGTTGAGGCGTTCGACAAGGCGGGCAAGCCGGTGGTGACGCGCAATGTCGGCAAGCAGGTGATCTGGGGCATGACGCGGGTGGCGGCCGGCGAATATACCGGGCGCATGCGGATAAGCCAGCTTGGCAAGGACGTGGATGGGCACATGAGCGTCAAGGGCGAGGTGCTGACCGTGCGCGGCTGTTTGGCCAAGCTGTGCAAGTCGCAAAAATGGAAACGGCTCAAGTAA
- the hisH gene encoding imidazole glycerol phosphate synthase subunit HisH, with product MFTAIIDYGSGNLHSAEKAFQRMAAETGAGEVHVTSDPDLIRRAARIVLPGDGAFPACRAALFDQRGVFEAINEAVITNGRPFMGICIGMQMLATRGLEYTATPGFDWIGGEVVPITPTNPALKVPHMGWNDLVLSRPHPVLAGLNTGDHAYFVHSYQFRVTDPAHLLAHVDYAGPITGIIGRDNIIGTQFHPEKSQNTGLRLIANFLAWTP from the coding sequence ATGTTCACGGCGATCATTGATTACGGCTCGGGCAATCTCCACTCCGCCGAGAAAGCCTTTCAGCGCATGGCGGCAGAGACCGGCGCGGGCGAGGTGCATGTCACCTCTGACCCGGACCTGATCCGCCGCGCCGCGCGAATCGTGCTGCCCGGTGACGGCGCCTTCCCGGCCTGCCGCGCTGCGCTCTTTGATCAACGCGGCGTGTTTGAGGCCATCAACGAGGCCGTCATCACCAATGGCCGCCCGTTCATGGGGATCTGCATCGGGATGCAGATGCTGGCCACGCGCGGGCTGGAATACACCGCAACCCCCGGTTTTGACTGGATCGGTGGCGAGGTGGTCCCGATCACGCCAACCAACCCGGCGCTGAAAGTGCCACATATGGGCTGGAACGATCTGGTGCTGAGCCGCCCGCACCCGGTTCTGGCCGGGCTGAACACCGGCGATCACGCCTATTTCGTGCATTCCTACCAGTTCCGCGTGACCGACCCTGCGCATCTTCTGGCACATGTCGATTATGCAGGCCCGATCACCGGCATTATCGGGCGCGACAACATCATCGGCACGCAGTTCCACCCGGAAAAAAGCCAGAATACCGGCCTGCGGCTGATCGCGAACTTCCTTGCCTGGACGCCTTGA
- the hisB gene encoding imidazoleglycerol-phosphate dehydratase HisB encodes MRSAKITRKTAETDISVEIALDGSGLYDNETGIGFFDHMLDQLARHSLIDMKLRCTGDLHIDDHHSVEDVGIALGQALSQALGDKKGIRRYGACLLPMDDALVRAALDLSARPYLVWNVEMPAAKIGTFDTELVREFFQALTTHGGITLHVDALHGLNAHHIAEAAFKAVARALRDAVETDPRKSDAIPQPRGRSERDVHGDH; translated from the coding sequence ATGCGCAGCGCCAAGATCACCCGCAAGACCGCAGAAACCGACATCAGCGTCGAAATCGCGCTTGATGGCAGCGGGCTATATGACAACGAAACCGGCATCGGCTTTTTCGATCACATGCTTGATCAACTGGCCCGCCATTCGCTGATCGACATGAAACTGCGCTGCACGGGTGATCTGCATATCGACGATCATCACAGCGTCGAAGATGTCGGCATCGCTCTCGGCCAAGCCCTGTCACAGGCATTGGGCGACAAGAAGGGCATCCGCCGCTACGGCGCCTGCCTGCTGCCGATGGATGATGCTTTGGTGCGTGCAGCCCTCGATCTTTCCGCCCGCCCCTATCTCGTCTGGAATGTCGAAATGCCCGCCGCCAAGATCGGCACGTTCGACACCGAGTTGGTGCGCGAGTTCTTTCAGGCGCTCACCACGCATGGCGGCATCACCCTGCATGTCGATGCGCTGCACGGGCTGAATGCACACCACATCGCCGAAGCCGCGTTCAAGGCCGTCGCCCGCGCCCTGCGCGACGCGGTTGAAACCGACCCGCGCAAATCCGATGCGATCCCTCAACCAAGGGGGCGCTCTGAGCGCGATGTTCACGGCGATCATTGA